The region CGAGGGACCGCGCCCGAAACCCGGGCCGATCCTCCACAAGCTGGAAACCGACGAGCATATCCAGGACGTCGACGATTCCGCCTCGCCGGCGCTTGCCTTCACCTCGGTCGGGTTGCTGCTGGCCGGGCTGGTGGCGCTGACCATCTTTGCCGGGCCGGTGACGGATTATCTGGCGCGCACCGCCGCGCAGCTGCATGATATCGACAGCTACATTCAGCCGGTCCTGCACCAGCAGGAGGACACGAAATGATCTGGCGCCTGTTCCCCCATCCGCTGCTGTCGATCCTCTTGACGCTGGTCTGGATGCTGCTGGTCAACCGCTTTGCCTGGGGCTCGCTGGTCTTTGCAGTCATCCTTGCCACCATCATTCCGATCCTGATCGCGCCCTATTGGCCCGATCGTCCGCGCATCCGCCGGCCGATCAAGTTCCTCGCCTATTCGGCACTGGTCGTGTGGGACATCATCGTCGCCAATATCCAGGTGGCGCGGATCGTGCTGTTCATGCCCAACCGCAAGCTGCAACCGGCCTGGGTCAATGTGCCCCTGGAACTGACCGCACCCGAGGCGATCGCGGTTCTGGGCGGCACCATCACGCTGACTCCCGGCACCGTCACCTGCGATGTCTCGGACGAGGGGCGCGCGCTCTTGGTCCATTGCCTGCACGCCCCCGACCCGGATGCGGTGCGCGATGACATCAAGTCCCGCTACGAGGCCCGGCTGAAGGAGATCTTCGAATGATCGACTACGCGCTCTATTTCGCCTTCGCCTGCTTCGGCATTGGCCAACTGTTCTGCCTCTACCGCGTGGTCATCGCACCGGGGGTCAGCGACCGGGTGCTGGCGCTGGATACCATGACCATCAACATGATCGCACTGCTGACGCTGTTCGGCATCCTGCATGGCACGGCGATGTATTTCGAGGCGACGCTCTTGTTCGCCATGGTGGGCTTCGTCTCGACGGTGTCTTACGCCAAGTTCATCCTGCGCGGCGACGTGATCGAATAAGGGGGCTGACCGATGGACATGTTTCTGGAAATCCTGATCTCGGCCCTGCTGGTCATCGGCGGCATCTTCGGTGCGGTGGGCTCTTACGGTCTGGTCAAGCTGCCCGACCCGATGACCCGCCTGCACGCGCCGACCAAGGCCGCGACGCTTGGCGTGGGCAGCGTGCTCGTTGCCTCGCTCTTGTGGTTCGGCTTCTTCAATGAACAGTCAAGCTGGCACGAGCTGCTGATCATCCTCTTCATCTTCCTGACCGCACCGATCACCGGGCTGATGATCGCCAAGTCGCAT is a window of Paracoccus zhejiangensis DNA encoding:
- a CDS encoding Na+/H+ antiporter subunit E, coding for MIWRLFPHPLLSILLTLVWMLLVNRFAWGSLVFAVILATIIPILIAPYWPDRPRIRRPIKFLAYSALVVWDIIVANIQVARIVLFMPNRKLQPAWVNVPLELTAPEAIAVLGGTITLTPGTVTCDVSDEGRALLVHCLHAPDPDAVRDDIKSRYEARLKEIFE
- a CDS encoding K+/H+ antiporter subunit F — translated: MIDYALYFAFACFGIGQLFCLYRVVIAPGVSDRVLALDTMTINMIALLTLFGILHGTAMYFEATLLFAMVGFVSTVSYAKFILRGDVIE
- a CDS encoding Na+/H+ antiporter subunit G, with the protein product MDMFLEILISALLVIGGIFGAVGSYGLVKLPDPMTRLHAPTKAATLGVGSVLVASLLWFGFFNEQSSWHELLIILFIFLTAPITGLMIAKSHIHRSWQWHELPKPKPDENWATCAPDREEPEAEHQKALG